One window of the Rissa tridactyla isolate bRisTri1 chromosome 9, bRisTri1.patW.cur.20221130, whole genome shotgun sequence genome contains the following:
- the AMER1 gene encoding APC membrane recruitment protein 1, whose product MQPNGLAAMERGCPEEPARSGWPSVACGQREGSERRREETGDRLPERGDASVGAAEPPQAQPPPGKLKKTAFKLFGGKRSICTLPSLFGGRSKGQGKAGSKKGLSKCRTHEGLSGAAGEKGGEAPAESPWEGSGDSRPGPLPSSQSAPSAVDAGARLDVGRRDSCEAGGAEGCEKKPSGEKSSLPRAKKGLRGFLNSIRRHRKSKAAECEPAELREWSGDAEEAGKAAGAGAESRGAAEGRGPGPVPAAAASPGGTGGDGSAGPAAGCGEAAQPGCPAAGDGSSEGDAVVMPGKRDVLDTKSEAEADAGAEFDPGNLLLGFHPDLVDTDPPCLHSGDLLSLILGDVTSLKSFDSLTGCGDDIAEPDMAESSISVERSRDAAKRSSCLVTYQGGGEEMAVPEEAEEFLHQIWSSHASGDGSYGAQVSSSSLETQASREADAPPYLGDAMDGVDLLTPQSDQQESAPNSDEGYYDSTTPGPEDEGGDGLGEMKKERLPRDSYSGDALYEFDALTSPSHGEESLFESKVSRPGIFSYFLDFCLPGERSLIQMLDEKRGLMETEEERLAAIQKELLYWELQREPAWKGRDVPSTEKCPRDKQCVECQTRAGGSIGKNQSGLGSEPVASLAPNRGVSSGVSVSRVENPEWRDFPGTLCPENCSSSQKGHGSCLIEVTKNKAGFDLEPDCGLFGGSVPVQAGLFPGYRLPEAERGGGAETGTGEPRVGSEREPEHAVSFSQALVEFASSGTLFSSLSESLGSSGSGSSFPQTLPALPTMVTFDIVDVEQEGEGECERHPEMNAGEDIAEAFEDGYGRKESLAECEEGMSPGHPPGSFPSCDWGVASLPRHLRLHGLSPAMPAPLSVGRRSRSLDTESLELELAHAQAAESGPRPGRPRAQREGGRRDSGGARRSRSQEEEEEGELAAPDGGLSWPGWRHLQHDAEAAAGALERWGLAPAAAVERAWEPSEQPGAACPVPSLSRSVAGETAGRRPPEPEPGRRPLRPCHLPLQSEARRPREVAGPCRPRGEAAAKKLPPLFPPGGAEPQVPPGFRFACSPEKGAPCKPVGVAQGIPQCPEGSARAGESPERCGEPLKGRASPGHALPAGCGSTAGSVTEGQ is encoded by the coding sequence ATGCAGCCAAACGGCCTGGCCGCCATGGAGAGGGGCTGCCCGGAGGAGCCCGCCCGCAGCGGGTGGCCGTCGGTGGCCTGCGGGCAGCGGGAGGGAAGCGAGCGTCGGCGGGAGGAGACCGGGGACCGGCTGCCCGAGCGGGGCGATGCCTCTGTGGGGGCTGCAGAGCCACCGCAGGCTCAGCCGCCCCCCGGCAAGCTGAAGAAAACGGCTTTCAAACTGTTTGGGGGGAAGAGGAGCATCTGCACGCTGCCCAGTTTGTTTGGCGGCAGGAGCAAAGGGCAGGGGAAAGCGGGCTCTAAGAAGGGCCTCAGTAAATGCCGGACCCACGAGGGGCTCAGCGGAGCTGCCGGCGAGAAGGGCGGCGAGGCGCCAGCGGAGAGCCCttgggaggggagcggggactCGCGTCCCGGCCCTTTGCCCAGCTCCCAAAGCGCTCCCTCGGCCGTCGACGCCGGCGCCAGGTTGGATGTCGGCCGTCGGGACAGCTGTGAAGCCGGGGGCGCGGAGGGCTGCGAGAAAAAGCCCAGCGGAGAGAAGTCGTCCTTGCCGCGAGCCAAAAAAGGGCTGAGAGGGTTTTTGAACAGCATCCGTCGCCACCGGAAGAGCAAGGCTGCCGAGTGTGAGCCGGCGGAGCTGCGCGAGTGGAGCGGGGATGCGGAGGAGGCCGGCAAAGCCGCTGGTGCGGGAGCGGAGAGCCGAGGCGCCGCAGAGGGAAGGGGACCgggccctgtccctgctgccgcAGCCAGcccggggggcacggggggggacGGCTcggccggccccgctgccggctgcggggaggctgcccagcctggctgtcccGCGGCCGGAGACGGCAGCTCTGAGGGTGACGCGGTGGTGATGCCGGGGAAGAGGGACGTTCTGGACACGAAATCGGAGGCGGAGGCTGATGCTGGCGCAGAGTTTGACCCTGGCAACCTGCTGCTGGGCTTTCACCCGGACTTGGTGGACACCgaccctccctgcctgcactctggGGACCTGCTGAGCCTCATCCTGGGAGACGTCACCTCCCTGAAGAGCTTCGACTCGCTGACGGGGTGCGGAGACGACATCGCGGAGCCGGACATGGCCGAGAGCAGCATCTCTGTGGAGCGCAGCAGAGACGCCGCGAAGCGGAGCTCCTGCCTGGTGACCTACCAGGGCGGTGGGGAGGAGATGGCCGTgccggaggaggcggaggagTTCCTGCACCAGATCTGGAGCAGCCACGCGTCCGGGGACGGGAGCTACGGAGCCCAGGTGTCGAGCAGCAGTTTGGAGACACAGGCGTCGCGCGAGGCGGATGCCCCCCCGTACCTGGGGGACGCGATGGACGGCGTTGACCTCCTGACGCCGCAGAGCGACCAGCAGGAGTCTGCCCCCAATAGCGACGAGGGTTATTACGACTCCACCACGCCGGGGCCGGAGGACGAAGGCGGAGACGGGCTCGGTGAGATGAAGAAGGAGCGTCTTCCCAGAGACAGTTACAGCGGCGATGCACTGTACGAGTTTGACGCGCTGACGAGTCCCTCGCACGGGGAGGAATCCCTGTTTGAGAGCAAAGTCTCTCGGCCGGGGATCTTCAGCTACTTCTTGGACTTCTGCCTGCCTGGGGAGAGGAGCCTGATCCAGATGCTGGATGAGAAAAGGGGGCTGATGGAGACGGAGGAAGAGCGGCTGGCGGCCATTCAGAAAGAGCTGCTGTACTGGGAGCTGCAGAGGGAGCCGGCCTGGAAAGGCCGTGATGTTCCCAGCACGGAGAAGTGTCCGCGGGACAAGCAGTGCGTGGAATGTCAAACCAGAGCAGGCGGCTCGATTGGCAAGAACCAGAGCGGCCTTGGTAGCGAGCCGGTGGCCTCGCTCGCCCCAAACAGGGGTGTGAGTAGTGGGGTGTCGGTGTCCAGAGTCGAAAACCCAGAGTGGAGGGATTTTCCCGGGACTCTGTGTCCAGAAAACTGCTCCAGCAGCCAAAAAGGCCACGGAAGTTGCCTTATTGAGGTCACGAAGAACAAGGCGGGGTTCGATTTGGAGCCGGACTGTGGGTTGTTTGGGGGCTCCGTCCCTGTGCAAGCGGGGCTGTTCCCCGGGTACCGGCTGCCGGAGGCAGAGCGTGGCGGCGGAGCAGAGACCGGCACCGGCGAGCCCCGGGTGGGCAGCGAGCGCGAGCCCGAGCATGCCGTGAGCTTCTCGCaggcactggtggagtttgccaGCAGCGGGACGCTCTTCTCCAGCCTCTCGGAAAGCCTGGGGAGCTCCGGCTCCGGCTCGTCCTTCCCCCagaccctgcctgccctgcccaccaTGGTCACCTTCGACATCGTGGACGTggagcaggaaggggaaggggagtgCGAGCGGCACCCCGAGATGAACGCCGGCGAGGACATTGCCGAGGCCTTTGAGGACGGCTACGGGCGGAAAGAGTCGCTGGCGGAATGCGAGGAGGGAATGTCCCCGGGGCACCCGCCGGGCTCCTTCCCGAGCTGCGACTGGGGCGTTGCCAGCCTGCCCCGCCACCTGCGCCTCCACGGGCTGAGCCCCGCCATGCCGGCCCCGCTCTCCGTCGGCCGCAGGAGCCGCTCGCTGGACACGGAGAGCCTGGAGCTGGAGCTCGCCCACGCGCAGGCGGCCGAGAGCGGCCCCCGGCCGGGCCGGCCGCGGGCGCAGCGGGAGGGCGGCAGGAGGGACTCGGGCGGAGCGAGGAGAAGCcggagccaggaggaggaggaggagggcgagctGGCGGCGCCCGACGGCGGGTTGAGCTGGCCGGGCTGGCGGCACCTCCAGCACGACGCCGAGGCGGCTGCCGGGGCCCTGGAGCGCTGGGGACTGGCTCCGGCCGCCGCCGTGGAGAGGGCCTGGGAGCCGTCGGAGCAGCCGGGCGCCGcgtgtcccgtcccgtccctgtCCCGCAGCGTGGCCGGAGAGACTGCGGGCAGGCGGCccccggagccggagccgggccgGCGCCCGCTCAGGCCCTGCCATTTACCTCTGCAGAGCGAGGCCCGGCGGCCGCGGGAGGTGGCCGGTCCCTGCCGGCCCCGCGGAGAAGCCGCCGCCAAGAAGCTGCCGCCCTTGTTCCCCCCGGGAGGAGCCGAGCCCCAGGTGCCCCCCGGCTTTCGTTTCGCCTGCTCCCCGGAGAAGGGCGCCCCGTGCAAACCCGTCGGTGTCGCCCAGGGCATCCCGCAGTGTCCCGAGGGCAGCGCCCGCGCCGGAGAGAGCCCGGAGCGCTGCGGGGAGCCCCTGAagggcagggccagccccggcCACGCGCTGCCCGCCGGCTGCGGCAGCACGGCCGGGAGCGTCACCGAGGGCCAGTAG